The proteins below come from a single Gordonia sp. X0973 genomic window:
- the lepA gene encoding translation elongation factor 4 — translation MRNWGKPRQGAVEISTFADTTFTDPQRIRNFCIIAHIDHGKSTLADRMLQLTGVVEERQMRAQYLDRMDIERERGITIKAQNVRLPWQVAGPDGTKDDYVIHLIDTPGHVDFTYEVSRALEACEGAVLLVDAAQGIEAQTLANLYLAMENDLEIIPVLNKIDLPAADPERYAAELAHIVGCEPDDVLRVSGKTGEGVAELLDRVIEKVPPPVGDPDAPARAMIFDSVYDTYRGVVTYVRVVDGKIVPREKIAMMSTGATHELLEVGIVSPEPKPTKGLGVGEVGYLITGVKDVRQSKVGDTVTTARGGATQALTGYREPVPMVYSGLYPVDGSDYPVLREALEKLQLNDAALTFEPETSVALGFGFRCGFLGLLHMEITRERLEREFDLDLISTAPNVVYRVVMDDGTEHIVTNPSDWPSGKTKEIYEPITKTTIIAPSEYIGAIMELCQSRRGELGGMDYLSETRVEIRYTLPMAEIIFDFFDSLKSRTRGYASLDYEESGEAEADLVKVDILLQGEAVDAFSAIVHRDAAYAYGNKMALKLKELIPRQQFEVPIQAAIGSKIIARENIRAIRKDVLAKCYGGDISRKRKLLEKQKEGKKRMKTIGRVDVPQEAFVAALSSDAVGDKPKGK, via the coding sequence GTGAGAAACTGGGGGAAACCGCGCCAAGGAGCAGTAGAGATTTCCACTTTCGCAGATACGACGTTCACCGACCCGCAGCGCATCCGCAACTTCTGCATCATCGCCCACATCGACCACGGCAAGTCGACTCTGGCCGACCGCATGTTGCAGCTGACCGGCGTCGTCGAGGAACGGCAGATGCGCGCGCAGTACCTCGACCGCATGGACATCGAGCGCGAGCGCGGCATCACGATCAAGGCCCAGAACGTGCGCCTGCCGTGGCAGGTCGCCGGCCCGGACGGCACCAAGGACGACTACGTCATCCACCTCATCGACACCCCCGGCCACGTCGACTTCACCTACGAGGTGAGCCGCGCGCTGGAGGCGTGCGAGGGGGCGGTACTCCTCGTCGACGCGGCGCAGGGGATCGAGGCGCAGACGCTGGCCAACCTGTACCTGGCGATGGAGAACGACCTGGAGATCATCCCGGTCCTCAACAAGATCGATCTGCCCGCCGCCGACCCGGAGCGCTACGCCGCCGAGCTGGCGCACATCGTGGGCTGCGAGCCCGACGACGTGCTGCGCGTCTCCGGCAAGACCGGTGAGGGCGTGGCCGAACTGCTCGACCGGGTCATCGAGAAGGTGCCGCCGCCCGTCGGCGATCCCGATGCCCCGGCGCGCGCGATGATCTTCGACTCGGTCTACGACACCTACCGCGGCGTGGTCACCTATGTCCGCGTCGTCGACGGCAAGATCGTGCCCCGCGAGAAGATCGCCATGATGTCGACCGGCGCCACCCACGAGCTCCTCGAGGTCGGCATCGTCTCACCCGAGCCGAAGCCGACGAAGGGACTCGGCGTCGGCGAGGTGGGTTATCTCATCACCGGTGTGAAAGACGTCCGCCAGTCGAAGGTCGGCGACACGGTGACGACGGCGCGCGGTGGCGCGACCCAGGCGCTGACCGGCTATCGCGAACCCGTCCCGATGGTCTACTCGGGCCTCTACCCGGTGGACGGCTCGGACTACCCGGTGCTGCGCGAGGCGCTGGAGAAGCTGCAGCTCAACGATGCGGCGCTCACCTTCGAGCCGGAGACGTCGGTGGCGTTGGGCTTCGGTTTCCGCTGCGGATTCCTCGGACTGCTGCACATGGAGATCACCCGGGAGCGCCTAGAGCGCGAATTCGACCTCGACCTCATCTCCACGGCGCCCAACGTCGTCTACCGCGTCGTCATGGATGACGGGACCGAGCACATCGTCACCAACCCGTCGGATTGGCCGAGCGGCAAGACCAAGGAGATCTACGAGCCGATCACCAAGACGACGATCATCGCTCCCAGCGAATACATCGGCGCGATCATGGAGCTGTGCCAATCCCGCCGCGGCGAACTCGGCGGCATGGACTACCTCTCCGAGACGCGGGTGGAGATCCGGTACACCCTGCCGATGGCCGAGATCATCTTCGACTTCTTCGACTCGTTGAAGTCGCGCACCCGCGGCTACGCCAGCCTCGACTACGAGGAGTCCGGCGAGGCGGAGGCCGACCTGGTGAAGGTCGACATCCTGCTGCAGGGCGAGGCCGTCGACGCCTTCAGCGCCATCGTCCACCGCGACGCGGCCTACGCCTACGGCAACAAGATGGCGCTCAAGCTGAAGGAACTGATCCCGCGCCAGCAGTTCGAGGTACCCATCCAGGCCGCGATCGGTTCCAAGATCATCGCCCGCGAGAACATCCGCGCGATCCGCAAGGACGTGCTCGCCAAGTGCTACGGCGGCGACATCAGCCGTAAGCGCAAGCTGCTGGAGAAGCAGAAAGAGGGCAAGAAGCGGATGAAGACGATCGGCCGCGTCGACGTCCCGCAGGAGGCCTTCGTCGCTGCGCTGTCCTCCGACGCCGTCGGGGACAAGCCCAAGGGGAAGTAA
- a CDS encoding alpha/beta fold hydrolase: protein MDPDAAAETTTVDDDGVVADVTTPAGPVRGLVVLAHGAGGNRRAEILRAYADAFNAHGFVAARIDLPYRQQRPKGPPSASRSGDDRDGIRRALERFRPLAPGGPVVVGGHSYGGRQASMVVAEDGAGTADVLLLSSYPLHPPGKPERRRIEHLPDIRVPTVVVHGRTDPFASADELEEAVALIDAPTLVVTVAAPHALNPARTGVADLAVEAVNEMLGPDSVN, encoded by the coding sequence ATGGACCCTGACGCCGCAGCCGAGACCACGACGGTGGACGACGACGGTGTGGTCGCCGACGTCACCACCCCGGCCGGGCCGGTCCGCGGCCTGGTCGTCCTCGCCCACGGCGCCGGCGGCAACCGTCGGGCCGAGATCCTGCGGGCCTACGCCGACGCGTTCAACGCGCACGGATTCGTCGCCGCCCGCATCGACCTGCCCTACCGCCAACAGCGACCGAAGGGCCCGCCGTCGGCGTCGAGATCCGGTGACGACCGGGACGGTATCCGTCGGGCCCTGGAACGATTCCGGCCGCTCGCTCCGGGCGGGCCGGTGGTCGTCGGCGGCCACTCCTACGGCGGCAGGCAGGCGTCGATGGTCGTGGCCGAGGACGGGGCGGGCACCGCCGACGTCCTGCTGCTCAGTTCCTATCCGCTGCACCCGCCGGGCAAACCGGAGCGCCGACGGATCGAGCACCTCCCCGACATCCGCGTCCCCACCGTCGTCGTACACGGCCGGACCGACCCCTTCGCCTCCGCTGACGAACTCGAAGAGGCGGTCGCGCTCATCGACGCGCCGACGCTCGTCGTCACCGTGGCCGCGCCGCATGCCCTCAACCCGGCCCGCACCGGGGTCGCGGACCTGGCCGTCGAGGCCGTCAACGAGATGCTTGGCCCAGACTCGGTCAACTGA
- a CDS encoding DUF4189 domain-containing protein, with product MIARKHIAALGISAALATGGALLPTAAPSAHAYTYNYGAIAYSQNQSVAYAVNYPSARAAANAAYARCGAGCGYFTFYNSCGAVAYSPNRIGKAWGYRTAAGAKAAARRQAGWGGRVRIWACTSR from the coding sequence ATGATCGCACGCAAGCACATCGCCGCCCTCGGTATCTCCGCGGCGCTCGCCACCGGCGGCGCCCTGCTTCCGACGGCCGCACCCTCGGCCCACGCGTACACCTACAACTACGGCGCCATCGCCTACTCGCAGAACCAAAGCGTCGCCTACGCCGTCAACTACCCGAGCGCCCGTGCCGCGGCCAACGCGGCCTACGCCCGGTGCGGCGCCGGCTGCGGATACTTCACCTTCTACAACTCGTGCGGGGCCGTCGCCTACAGCCCCAACCGCATCGGCAAGGCCTGGGGCTACCGCACCGCGGCCGGCGCCAAGGCCGCCGCACGTCGGCAGGCCGGATGGGGCGGTCGGGTCCGCATCTGGGCCTGCACCTCGCGCTGA
- a CDS encoding type II toxin-antitoxin system PemK/MazF family toxin yields MTDASEPRPSGAAPVVSDTRTVARAVVYSPDLDGEADPGEIVWTWVPFEEDHTRGKDRPVLVVGRDPRDREPDHLLGLMLSSKPYHADDPEWLPIGVGTWDDENRPSFVRLDRTLLVVADRIRREGAILDRQRFDAVARELRAHYGWS; encoded by the coding sequence ATGACCGACGCATCGGAGCCGCGCCCCTCGGGCGCGGCTCCGGTCGTCTCCGACACCCGAACCGTCGCGCGGGCAGTCGTCTACTCCCCCGATCTCGACGGCGAGGCCGATCCCGGCGAGATCGTGTGGACGTGGGTGCCGTTCGAAGAGGACCACACCCGGGGCAAGGACCGGCCCGTTCTCGTCGTCGGCCGCGACCCGCGCGACCGCGAACCCGACCATCTGCTCGGGCTGATGCTCTCCAGCAAGCCCTACCACGCCGACGACCCGGAATGGCTCCCGATCGGGGTCGGCACCTGGGACGACGAGAACCGCCCCAGTTTCGTACGACTCGACCGCACCCTCCTCGTCGTCGCCGACCGGATCCGTCGCGAAGGCGCGATCCTGGACCGGCAGCGCTTCGACGCCGTCGCGCGGGAACTGCGCGCCCACTACGGCTGGAGCTGA
- a CDS encoding sulfotransferase family protein, translating into MSVVFVHIGLPKTGTTHLQDRLWRNRDLALKAGLLYPGDAIDDHFHAAAHLQPERYLDWVDPEHAQAWPTMIAQMKAWPGTSLVSHELLATANREQIAQFVGALDFADEVHVVVTVRDLARQLPSAWQENVKNQRRGTFDEFVAAVADRAGSGDLGHGEEGPFWEFQDYVRILDDWSGLVEPERIHVVTVPREAAPGDGLWERFVGVLGVDPATLSAPIETANSSLSAAQAEFLRQLNDRLQPSDVEWARYERVVKGELIGEVMFGAERTGEPQGLSAAQRSWATRQAETMTAELTRRGYDVVGSLDDLAVGEADEGDAQPPTQQEVLDAALDALAGWVKIAPLPAPPRRWESAARNVVRKARRRAVGVRNRARQRRSAR; encoded by the coding sequence ATGTCTGTCGTATTCGTCCACATCGGACTCCCGAAGACCGGTACCACTCACTTACAGGACCGGCTGTGGCGGAATCGGGATCTGGCGTTGAAGGCCGGGCTGCTCTACCCGGGGGACGCGATCGACGACCATTTCCACGCCGCCGCCCACCTGCAACCCGAGCGCTACCTGGACTGGGTCGATCCGGAGCACGCCCAGGCGTGGCCGACGATGATCGCGCAGATGAAAGCATGGCCGGGCACCAGCCTGGTGTCCCACGAGCTGCTGGCCACGGCGAACCGCGAGCAGATCGCGCAGTTCGTCGGCGCACTCGATTTCGCCGACGAGGTGCACGTGGTGGTGACCGTGCGCGACCTGGCACGGCAGCTGCCGTCGGCGTGGCAGGAGAACGTGAAGAACCAGCGTCGCGGCACCTTCGACGAGTTCGTGGCCGCGGTCGCCGATCGGGCCGGATCGGGTGACCTCGGCCACGGCGAGGAGGGGCCGTTCTGGGAGTTCCAGGACTACGTCCGCATCCTCGACGACTGGTCCGGCCTCGTCGAGCCGGAGCGCATCCACGTCGTCACGGTGCCCCGGGAGGCCGCGCCCGGCGACGGGCTGTGGGAACGGTTCGTCGGTGTTCTCGGCGTCGACCCGGCGACCCTCTCCGCGCCGATCGAAACGGCGAACTCGTCGTTGTCGGCCGCGCAAGCCGAATTCCTGCGCCAACTCAACGACCGGCTGCAGCCGTCGGATGTGGAGTGGGCGCGCTACGAACGCGTCGTCAAGGGCGAGTTGATCGGCGAGGTGATGTTCGGCGCGGAGCGGACGGGGGAGCCGCAGGGACTCTCGGCCGCCCAACGGAGCTGGGCGACGCGCCAGGCGGAGACGATGACGGCGGAACTGACCCGGCGCGGCTACGACGTCGTCGGATCCCTCGACGATCTCGCGGTGGGTGAGGCCGACGAGGGCGACGCACAGCCGCCAACGCAGCAGGAGGTTCTCGACGCGGCGCTCGACGCACTGGCCGGCTGGGTGAAGATCGCGCCGCTCCCCGCCCCGCCGCGGCGCTGGGAGTCGGCCGCGCGCAACGTCGTGCGCAAGGCCAGGCGACGGGCGGTCGGGGTGCGCAACCGCGCCCGGCAACGCCGATCGGCCCGCTGA
- the rpsT gene encoding 30S ribosomal protein S20 has protein sequence MANIKSQVKRIKTNEKARRRNQSVRSALRTSIRNFREAVASGDKDKAGELLTATSRQLDKAASKGVIHANQAANKKSAMAIAVNKL, from the coding sequence GTGGCAAACATTAAATCGCAGGTCAAGCGCATCAAGACCAATGAGAAGGCGCGTCGACGCAACCAGTCGGTTCGCTCCGCCCTTCGCACCTCGATCCGCAACTTCCGCGAGGCCGTCGCCTCCGGCGACAAGGACAAGGCCGGCGAGCTGCTGACCGCGACCAGCCGCCAGCTCGACAAGGCCGCCAGCAAGGGCGTCATCCACGCCAACCAGGCCGCCAACAAGAAGTCGGCCATGGCGATCGCCGTCAACAAGCTCTGA
- the holA gene encoding DNA polymerase III subunit delta encodes MTHPLHLLLGDNDFLIERAVGQIVREMGREGGESVPVTRIRAGEVTAAELAELLSPSLFGDLRAIVLEAAGEAGKEPAAVITSTLGEIPDGITLIVAHSGGGRAKSMVADLRKAGAEVVDCATPRWPSDRADFVRREFQQLGVRVSRDIVELMLANVGSDLRELAAAASQLVADTGGKITEQAVETYYSGRAEVKGFEIADKAVTGDQAGALEALAWAMHHGTPRVILADALAEAVHGIARVRGLGSTNPQSAASELGMPPSRVKKLQAQAAAWDTASIGAAAVVVAQLNGDVKGQAADADYSLVSAVSQVAALRSRRSRGQ; translated from the coding sequence GTGACGCACCCCCTTCATCTGCTCCTCGGCGACAACGACTTCCTGATCGAGCGCGCCGTCGGGCAGATCGTCCGCGAGATGGGCCGCGAGGGCGGCGAGTCGGTGCCAGTCACCCGGATACGCGCCGGGGAGGTCACCGCGGCCGAGTTGGCCGAGTTGCTCTCGCCCTCACTGTTCGGCGATCTGCGCGCCATCGTCCTGGAGGCGGCCGGTGAGGCGGGCAAGGAACCCGCCGCGGTCATCACGTCGACGTTGGGCGAGATCCCGGACGGCATCACGCTCATCGTCGCGCACTCCGGCGGGGGACGTGCCAAGTCGATGGTGGCCGACCTGCGCAAGGCCGGTGCAGAGGTCGTCGACTGTGCGACGCCGCGCTGGCCGTCGGATCGGGCCGACTTCGTCCGACGCGAGTTCCAGCAGCTCGGAGTCCGTGTCTCCCGCGACATCGTCGAGCTGATGCTCGCCAACGTGGGATCGGACCTGCGCGAACTCGCCGCCGCGGCCAGTCAGCTCGTCGCCGACACCGGGGGGAAGATCACCGAGCAGGCGGTGGAGACCTACTACTCGGGGCGCGCCGAGGTGAAGGGATTCGAAATCGCCGACAAGGCGGTCACCGGCGACCAGGCCGGGGCATTGGAGGCGCTGGCCTGGGCGATGCACCACGGGACGCCACGGGTGATCCTCGCCGACGCGCTTGCCGAGGCGGTCCACGGCATCGCGCGGGTGCGCGGACTCGGCTCCACCAATCCGCAGTCCGCGGCATCGGAGCTGGGGATGCCGCCGAGTCGGGTGAAGAAGCTGCAGGCCCAGGCGGCCGCGTGGGACACGGCGTCGATCGGTGCCGCCGCGGTGGTCGTCGCGCAGCTCAACGGTGACGTGAAGGGACAGGCGGCCGACGCCGACTACAGCTTGGTCAGCGCGGTGTCGCAGGTGGCCGCGCTGCGGTCCCGCCGCAGCCGCGGGCAGTAA
- a CDS encoding ComEA family DNA-binding protein, with product MRSGRAVEPEIVRRRLARLAAGEASPESPPWGIAAKPRWLDADVWAEGEAAADGFAVADLLDDDAGAIRDADEDSRGPRVSPLPPAAVVLVVVGVLAALVAGYFALRAPAETVPLVDFPASAGPAARQSPVAVRPGGPPSTPRPASPLVVSVVGLVVHPGLVRLPPQSRVADALRVAGGARPGADLLSLNLARPLRDGDQVVVGLAEAPGRAGLRSTIIGVDGERASPPPAAPGAGAAIDLNTATVEQLDSLPGVGPVTAKAIVEWRTAHGGFTSVDQLGEVDGIGPARLQRLRGLVTVGGR from the coding sequence ATGAGGAGTGGGCGAGCAGTCGAACCGGAGATCGTGCGGCGACGTCTCGCGCGCCTGGCTGCTGGAGAGGCGTCGCCCGAGAGTCCGCCCTGGGGGATCGCCGCGAAGCCCCGGTGGCTCGACGCCGATGTGTGGGCGGAGGGGGAGGCCGCCGCCGACGGCTTCGCGGTGGCTGATCTCCTCGATGACGATGCCGGCGCCATCCGGGACGCCGACGAGGATTCGCGCGGCCCGCGGGTCTCACCGCTGCCACCGGCAGCGGTGGTTCTGGTGGTCGTCGGGGTGCTGGCGGCACTGGTGGCCGGGTATTTCGCGCTGCGCGCACCGGCGGAGACGGTGCCCCTGGTCGACTTCCCGGCGTCGGCCGGGCCCGCGGCTCGGCAGTCCCCGGTGGCCGTGCGGCCTGGCGGACCGCCCTCGACGCCGCGGCCCGCTTCGCCGCTCGTCGTCAGTGTTGTGGGGTTGGTCGTCCACCCGGGATTGGTGCGCCTGCCGCCGCAGTCGCGCGTCGCCGATGCGCTCCGCGTGGCCGGCGGTGCGCGCCCCGGGGCCGACCTGCTCTCCCTGAACCTCGCGCGCCCGCTGCGCGACGGCGACCAAGTGGTGGTGGGGCTGGCCGAGGCGCCGGGCCGGGCGGGGCTGCGCAGCACGATCATCGGCGTCGACGGGGAACGGGCATCCCCGCCTCCGGCCGCTCCGGGTGCGGGCGCCGCGATCGACCTGAACACGGCGACCGTCGAACAGCTGGACTCGCTGCCCGGAGTGGGGCCGGTGACCGCCAAGGCGATTGTCGAGTGGCGCACCGCCCACGGCGGGTTCACCTCGGTGGACCAGCTCGGCGAGGTCGACGGTATCGGTCCGGCACGGTTGCAGCGGCTGCGCGGGCTCGTGACCGTGGGCGGGAGGTGA
- a CDS encoding beta-propeller fold lactonase family protein encodes MSANQSTPVERLYAVAQSGGIAGFDLHDDGSMTELPGSPWPTGAGTFCVRVSPDGRFLYVAPGLGLGTPVSIRNLRNPELLTYSIADDGSLSRIDQLDLARTPVAMTLSADGRNLYLGMGNGPAGFFRGGVAHFRIGDDGKPAANGDLHSLGKFLDGAPQPYLAPDGKHLYVASVFAKSVVWFEVTADGALRGPVGRVKSSGIFPITPVFSLDGRFLYVPNEQSKSISAFAVGADGGLTEMADSPIPTGKFPHNPVASRDGKYVYFANTMSHQIDGFEIGADGGLTRVPGSPFATEPGPAMLEVSTDGKWLYLLSSPVFKDGSKVVVTAFEIQGDGGLKDAGHGPVPTGLGFADGPSLAVVPIRR; translated from the coding sequence ATGTCCGCAAACCAATCCACTCCCGTCGAACGCCTCTACGCCGTCGCCCAAAGCGGTGGAATCGCGGGATTCGACCTGCACGACGACGGGTCGATGACGGAGCTTCCCGGCTCACCCTGGCCCACCGGGGCGGGCACCTTCTGCGTGCGGGTCAGCCCGGACGGGAGGTTCCTCTACGTCGCACCCGGGTTGGGGCTGGGCACCCCGGTGAGCATCCGCAACCTGCGCAACCCGGAGTTGCTCACGTACTCGATCGCCGACGACGGCTCGCTGAGCCGGATCGACCAGCTCGACCTCGCCCGCACCCCCGTCGCGATGACCCTCTCGGCCGACGGCCGCAACCTCTACCTCGGGATGGGCAACGGTCCGGCCGGCTTCTTCCGCGGCGGGGTGGCGCATTTCCGGATCGGTGACGACGGTAAGCCGGCCGCCAACGGCGATCTGCACTCGCTCGGCAAATTCCTCGACGGCGCACCGCAGCCCTACCTCGCCCCTGACGGCAAGCACCTCTACGTCGCCAGCGTCTTCGCGAAGTCGGTCGTCTGGTTCGAGGTCACCGCCGACGGGGCGTTGCGGGGGCCGGTCGGCCGGGTGAAGTCGTCGGGGATCTTCCCGATCACCCCGGTGTTCTCGCTGGACGGCAGATTCCTCTACGTCCCCAACGAACAGTCGAAGTCGATCTCCGCCTTCGCCGTCGGTGCCGACGGCGGGCTGACCGAGATGGCGGATTCGCCGATCCCCACCGGCAAGTTCCCGCACAACCCCGTGGCCAGCCGGGACGGCAAGTACGTCTACTTCGCCAACACCATGTCGCACCAGATCGACGGGTTCGAGATCGGTGCCGACGGTGGGCTCACCCGGGTCCCGGGTTCGCCGTTCGCCACCGAGCCCGGGCCGGCGATGCTCGAGGTGTCCACCGACGGAAAGTGGCTCTACCTGCTCTCCTCGCCGGTGTTCAAGGACGGTTCCAAGGTGGTCGTGACCGCCTTCGAGATCCAGGGCGACGGCGGTCTGAAGGACGCGGGACACGGGCCGGTGCCCACCGGCCTGGGATTCGCCGACGGCCCGAGCCTCGCCGTCGTGCCGATCAGGCGCTGA
- a CDS encoding alpha/beta fold hydrolase → MNGALSTAPVAAQAVSGGVSAFAGLVTGRGRWPAGVNEWSRGAATGTERATSGIPVVLVPGSFVPGEFYWHRLVPGLIADGHPVYACNLPGVGTRRPARQVAALEQFLTRVRDATGTDAVILVGQSFGGVIIRDLLRTTTADVRAAVLVSSQNHGFRPLWSRVFTAPGMRSIVGVVCPMALDLIPGSGYLADLDAVPPAVPTTTITSTRDAFAAPGSVAVAGADNIVLQELDPGVRSGHMLIGFDPVAIDRIRSAIASVA, encoded by the coding sequence GTGAACGGCGCGCTGTCGACGGCACCGGTCGCCGCACAGGCGGTGAGTGGCGGTGTGTCCGCGTTCGCCGGTTTGGTGACCGGGCGCGGGCGGTGGCCGGCCGGAGTGAATGAGTGGAGTCGGGGGGCGGCAACGGGCACGGAGCGCGCCACGAGCGGGATCCCGGTGGTGTTGGTTCCGGGGTCGTTCGTGCCGGGCGAGTTCTACTGGCATCGGCTGGTTCCCGGCTTGATCGCCGACGGCCACCCCGTTTATGCCTGCAACCTGCCCGGGGTGGGGACGCGGAGGCCCGCCCGGCAGGTCGCAGCGCTCGAACAGTTCTTGACGCGGGTTCGCGACGCGACCGGTACCGATGCGGTGATCCTCGTCGGACAGTCGTTCGGCGGGGTGATCATCCGAGACCTGCTGCGCACGACGACCGCCGACGTGCGGGCGGCGGTGCTCGTCAGTTCACAGAACCACGGGTTCCGTCCGCTGTGGTCGAGGGTCTTCACCGCGCCCGGTATGCGCAGCATCGTCGGCGTCGTTTGTCCGATGGCGCTGGACCTGATCCCCGGGTCCGGCTATCTCGCCGACCTCGACGCGGTGCCGCCCGCCGTCCCCACGACCACGATCACGAGCACCCGGGACGCCTTCGCCGCTCCGGGTTCGGTGGCCGTCGCGGGGGCGGACAACATCGTGCTGCAGGAACTAGATCCGGGCGTTCGCAGCGGGCACATGCTGATCGGATTCGATCCCGTCGCCATCGACCGGATCAGGTCCGCTATCGCCTCGGTTGCCTGA
- a CDS encoding DegV family protein, whose product MPVVVVTDSSCCLPPKLAKRHGIRQVPLHIIADGEDYRENLDEIPAGILKTPGVTTSGATPADLEKAFAKAIKDSKGDGVVAVHMSRKLSSTWSAARVAADKYDGAVRVVDSRSVGLAVGFTALVAAQAAAKGADRDRVYEAAVREAATIESMICVADLDHLRSSGRISAAGRMLGSALSIKPILHTVDGSLTLRERHRTFSKAVAKMVDAACEFSGARPVSIGVQHSDAPEAAAQVMDELTRRIPDVVTSLTAPLGPVLSMHVGDGAVGVMIGSTLTPLD is encoded by the coding sequence GTGCCCGTCGTCGTCGTCACCGATTCGTCGTGTTGCCTGCCGCCCAAGCTCGCCAAGCGCCATGGCATCCGTCAGGTTCCGCTGCACATCATCGCCGACGGCGAGGACTACCGGGAGAACCTGGACGAGATCCCTGCGGGGATCCTCAAGACCCCCGGCGTGACCACCTCCGGCGCGACCCCCGCCGATTTGGAGAAGGCCTTCGCCAAGGCGATCAAGGACTCCAAGGGCGACGGGGTCGTGGCCGTCCACATGTCCCGCAAACTGTCGAGCACGTGGAGCGCCGCGCGGGTCGCCGCCGACAAGTACGACGGGGCGGTACGCGTCGTCGACTCCCGATCGGTCGGTCTTGCCGTCGGTTTCACCGCCCTCGTCGCGGCGCAGGCGGCGGCCAAGGGCGCCGACCGCGATCGGGTGTACGAGGCGGCGGTGCGGGAGGCCGCCACCATCGAATCGATGATCTGCGTCGCCGACCTCGACCATCTGCGGTCCAGCGGGCGGATCAGCGCGGCCGGTCGAATGCTGGGGTCGGCGTTGTCGATCAAGCCGATCCTGCACACTGTCGACGGCTCGCTGACGCTGCGCGAACGGCACCGGACCTTCTCGAAGGCGGTGGCGAAGATGGTCGACGCCGCCTGTGAGTTCTCCGGCGCCCGCCCGGTGTCGATCGGCGTGCAGCACAGCGACGCACCGGAGGCCGCCGCACAGGTCATGGACGAGTTGACCCGCCGGATCCCCGACGTGGTGACCTCCCTGACGGCGCCGCTGGGGCCGGTGTTGAGCATGCACGTGGGCGACGGGGCGGTCGGCGTCATGATCGGGTCCACGCTGACGCCGCTGGACTGA
- the octT gene encoding diglucosylglycerate octanoyltransferase: protein MGGIVVLSDSLAYYGPRGGLAADDERIWPNLVGQRLGRPVELFGRIGWTSRDVWWAVTQDPRIWAALPHADVVVLAYGGMDSLPSPLPTALREQIRYLRPNRLRQVVRDGYSWVQPRAARLGWPMALPPRVTVEYLEKVREALSQLRPELPIVVCLPSTHDSPYYGNVHTGRVPTTAAMREWASRHGLATAEFYPVTRDEFTEHREDMNPDGIHWGFRCHSRIADAVAPVVDAALG from the coding sequence GTGGGCGGCATCGTGGTGCTCTCCGACTCGCTGGCCTATTACGGACCGCGGGGAGGGCTCGCCGCCGACGACGAGCGGATCTGGCCGAACCTCGTCGGGCAGCGACTGGGACGCCCGGTCGAACTCTTCGGCCGCATCGGGTGGACCAGTCGCGACGTGTGGTGGGCCGTCACCCAGGACCCGCGGATCTGGGCCGCCCTGCCGCATGCGGACGTCGTCGTCCTCGCCTACGGCGGCATGGACAGCCTGCCGTCGCCGTTACCGACCGCGCTGCGCGAGCAGATCCGGTACCTGCGGCCCAATAGGTTGCGCCAGGTGGTCCGCGACGGATACTCCTGGGTACAGCCGCGGGCGGCGCGGCTCGGCTGGCCGATGGCGCTGCCGCCGCGGGTCACCGTCGAGTATCTGGAGAAGGTGCGCGAGGCCCTGTCGCAACTGCGGCCCGAGCTGCCGATCGTCGTGTGCCTGCCGTCGACGCATGACAGCCCCTACTACGGGAACGTCCACACCGGTCGGGTGCCGACGACCGCGGCGATGCGCGAGTGGGCTTCGCGGCACGGTCTGGCGACCGCAGAGTTCTATCCGGTGACCCGCGACGAGTTCACCGAGCACCGGGAAGACATGAATCCCGACGGCATTCACTGGGGGTTCCGCTGCCACTCGCGGATCGCTGATGCGGTCGCCCCGGTCGTCGATGCCGCGCTGGGTTAA